In a single window of the Streptomyces sp. NBC_00285 genome:
- a CDS encoding glycoside hydrolase family 26 protein → MTFSVRHVRALRPVRALAAVLLVGALSAGCSTFSDEGRTQYERGQGENPAATGTAEASESAKPEPPYDVRPLLEPKKKYLGLAADGAPAKMTSVEDFAGRAGKKPNLLEFYSAWGDQYEQRLVQNSWDYGAVAFIAWEPFKTSMKDIASGKEDAYIHEYAKSVQELNLPVAISFAHEMNGFWYPWGTKKTTAAEFTAAYKHIHDIFDDEGATQVIWVWSPNVTHPMPNVKLKPYWPGDDYVDWVGVIGYYGATGPSTYRTLYGPTMTAIRTFTKKPFIIAETAAQAGERKPADIKSLFQGTAERDDVIGFVWFNFDKETDWRINSGPLSEKTFKEQAANPDFGFDVTKP, encoded by the coding sequence ATGACTTTCTCCGTACGCCACGTACGAGCTCTGCGTCCTGTGCGGGCGCTGGCCGCCGTCCTGCTCGTCGGCGCGCTGTCGGCCGGATGCAGCACGTTCTCCGACGAGGGCCGCACCCAGTACGAGCGCGGCCAGGGCGAGAACCCGGCCGCCACCGGCACCGCTGAGGCCAGCGAGTCGGCGAAGCCCGAGCCGCCGTACGACGTGCGGCCGCTGCTGGAACCCAAGAAGAAGTACCTGGGGCTGGCCGCCGACGGTGCCCCCGCCAAGATGACGTCCGTCGAGGACTTCGCCGGGCGGGCCGGCAAGAAGCCCAACCTGCTGGAGTTCTACTCGGCCTGGGGCGACCAGTACGAGCAGCGGCTGGTGCAGAACTCCTGGGACTACGGCGCGGTGGCGTTCATCGCCTGGGAGCCGTTCAAGACGAGCATGAAGGACATCGCCTCGGGCAAGGAGGACGCGTACATCCACGAGTACGCGAAGTCCGTCCAGGAACTGAACCTGCCCGTGGCGATCAGCTTCGCGCACGAGATGAACGGCTTCTGGTACCCGTGGGGCACCAAGAAGACCACCGCCGCCGAGTTCACCGCCGCGTACAAGCACATCCACGACATCTTCGACGACGAGGGCGCCACCCAGGTCATCTGGGTGTGGAGCCCTAACGTCACCCACCCGATGCCGAACGTGAAGCTCAAGCCGTACTGGCCGGGCGACGACTACGTCGACTGGGTCGGTGTCATCGGCTACTACGGGGCCACCGGCCCGAGCACGTACCGGACGCTGTACGGGCCGACGATGACAGCGATCCGTACCTTCACGAAGAAACCGTTCATCATCGCGGAGACCGCCGCGCAGGCCGGTGAGCGCAAGCCCGCCGACATCAAGTCCCTCTTCCAGGGGACCGCCGAGCGCGACGACGTCATCGGGTTCGTCTGGTTCAACTTCGACAAGGAGACGGACTGGCGCATCAACAGCGGTCCGCTGTCCGAGAAGACCTTCAAGGAGCAGGCCGCGAACCCGGACTTCGGATTCGATGTGACGAAGCCATGA
- a CDS encoding glycosyltransferase family 2 protein, which produces MTSAVDASTRSRRRRRVVENHGLLPQPPDDVEKYSYTRRHLWVLTVGSLISFACLGVSQLLFTASSPWFWLTLPLLAFIIADYLISLYLDGLSKDFDVKGHKRLVREWRPARYPSVDIFLPVCGEPLEVLHNTWVHVNRLAGSYQGVVRTYVLDDAAEDEVGAMAADFGFHYVVRPNRGWFKKAGNLNHAFERTDGDHILILDADFAPRADLLDELLPHMDDDEKVAIVQSPQFFRIVDAQNWIERGAGAVQEQFYRSVQTSREDHDGSICVGSCAIYRRAALEQTGGITLIEHSEDMYTGFDLRALGWKLRYVPVALSAGVCPDTAGAFHNQQYRWCMGSLELLTSKRFWEMDLKFKTRLCYVSGFLYYLQTALATFIAPIIPLGLMILRPDLMRAEATLWVLPSVAYVTLVLPLWHRAPYRLEAWAVRIMYGWSHVFAVWDVLRGRPMGWKPTGSEGAKKNGMRRYWNCMILWTGGTAVAWILVAAWRLLTLYPPDFALMLSAGLFYAMVVGRVLVQPHAQEVQEATA; this is translated from the coding sequence ATGACTAGTGCAGTTGACGCTTCCACGCGCTCGCGTCGGCGTCGGCGGGTCGTGGAGAACCACGGGCTCTTGCCGCAGCCGCCGGACGACGTCGAGAAGTACTCCTACACGCGCCGTCACCTGTGGGTTCTGACGGTGGGGTCGCTGATCAGTTTCGCGTGCCTCGGGGTGAGCCAGCTCCTGTTCACGGCGTCGAGTCCGTGGTTCTGGCTGACACTGCCCCTGCTGGCGTTCATCATCGCGGACTACCTGATCTCGCTGTACCTCGACGGGCTCAGCAAGGACTTCGACGTCAAGGGGCACAAGCGTCTCGTCCGCGAGTGGCGGCCGGCCAGGTATCCGAGCGTGGACATCTTCCTGCCGGTGTGCGGGGAGCCGCTGGAGGTGCTGCACAACACCTGGGTCCATGTGAACCGGCTGGCCGGCAGCTATCAGGGCGTCGTGAGGACGTACGTCCTCGACGACGCCGCCGAGGACGAGGTCGGGGCCATGGCCGCCGACTTCGGGTTCCACTACGTGGTGCGGCCCAACCGCGGCTGGTTCAAGAAGGCCGGCAACCTCAACCACGCCTTCGAGAGGACCGACGGCGACCACATCCTCATCCTGGACGCCGACTTCGCGCCGCGCGCCGACCTGCTCGACGAGCTGCTGCCGCACATGGACGACGACGAGAAGGTCGCCATCGTGCAGTCGCCGCAGTTCTTCCGCATCGTCGACGCGCAGAACTGGATCGAGCGAGGCGCGGGCGCCGTGCAGGAGCAGTTCTACCGCTCCGTCCAGACCTCCCGTGAGGACCATGACGGGTCCATCTGTGTGGGCTCCTGCGCCATCTACCGGCGCGCGGCCCTGGAGCAGACCGGCGGCATCACGCTGATCGAGCACTCCGAGGACATGTACACCGGCTTCGATCTGCGGGCCCTCGGCTGGAAACTGCGCTACGTGCCCGTAGCGCTGTCCGCCGGCGTGTGCCCGGACACCGCCGGTGCGTTCCACAACCAGCAGTACCGCTGGTGCATGGGCTCGCTGGAGCTGCTCACCAGCAAGCGGTTCTGGGAGATGGACCTCAAGTTCAAGACGCGGCTCTGTTACGTGTCGGGGTTCCTCTACTACCTCCAGACCGCGCTCGCCACGTTCATCGCGCCGATCATCCCGCTCGGTCTGATGATCCTTCGCCCGGACCTGATGCGAGCCGAGGCCACCCTCTGGGTGCTGCCGAGTGTCGCGTACGTCACGCTGGTGCTGCCGCTCTGGCACCGGGCGCCGTACCGGCTGGAGGCCTGGGCCGTCCGCATCATGTACGGGTGGTCGCACGTCTTCGCCGTCTGGGACGTGCTGCGGGGCCGCCCGATGGGCTGGAAGCCCACCGGTTCGGAGGGCGCCAAGAAGAACGGCATGCGCCGCTACTGGAACTGCATGATCCTCTGGACCGGCGGCACCGCCGTGGCCTGGATCCTCGTCGCGGCCTGGCGCCTGCTCACCCTCTATCCGCCGGACTTCGCGCTGATGCTGTCCGCCGGCCTCTTCTACGCCATGGTCGTCGGCCGTGTTCTCGTCCAGCCGCATGCCCAGGAAGTGCAGGAAGCGACCGCATGA
- a CDS encoding ArnT family glycosyltransferase, which translates to MSDPTTPTWADESELHDEYAYGQQYSRTDQQQYGHAEDSGRQYAQRESLRQYAQQARTRPQAEPDHSPAHSPDQEQGGGYQPGYFTETGSWRFDVHGRTSSYTDQQAYDTFAPFDPYASYTAVEPERAAPAAAEPEPKKPGYTLPPVAESSWAVDTRRSKLLGRGVLLCILLVQAGLSLRLTGTAFQDEALYIASGHYELANLLHGTKLPVDFAAYFSGHPKLYPVLAGAVDSQFGLAGVRVVSLLFMLGATTLLYSLTRRLFNLRAALGAAALFSVLQSTMVLGNFATYDAAAIFLLGLSAWAVVRTDRMNAMAVLLAAPPAALAFGVKYASGLYLPTLVVLAVITAHRHRGVLALGRGVVLGTGIGALLGIGYYFSGPLGGISSTTTDRAKGTDTAATMLQHSAEWGGLVFLAALGGTIAYVLRARMGEMPWIGGETSGRWRRTALGLLLTGTALLAPAYQIHLHTEISLYKHVGFGLFFAAPLAGLGMARLVGPHFRHPQLGILLYVVTLVFGMVQAQQAYSFPDSTQMTSYLRTVVDRKGTYLAEEQEVPAYYLRDKTNWTQWQNSYFMDYRGKDGKQYTGPDAFRQAVRDGKFDAIVMHGNVSPVTYEAVQEGLKNNSHYRLAAVFPYTTSSGDSAYRIWVKR; encoded by the coding sequence ATGAGCGATCCGACCACGCCCACCTGGGCGGACGAGTCCGAGTTGCATGACGAATACGCGTACGGGCAGCAGTACAGCCGGACCGACCAGCAGCAGTACGGTCACGCCGAGGACAGCGGCCGGCAGTACGCGCAGCGGGAGAGCCTGCGGCAGTATGCGCAGCAGGCCCGGACCCGCCCGCAGGCGGAGCCGGACCACTCGCCGGCCCACTCGCCGGACCAGGAACAGGGCGGCGGCTACCAGCCCGGCTATTTCACCGAGACCGGCAGCTGGCGCTTCGACGTCCACGGCCGGACATCCTCGTACACCGACCAGCAGGCGTACGACACCTTCGCGCCCTTCGACCCGTACGCCTCCTACACCGCCGTCGAGCCCGAGCGGGCGGCCCCCGCGGCCGCTGAGCCCGAGCCGAAGAAGCCCGGCTACACGCTGCCGCCTGTCGCGGAGTCGTCGTGGGCGGTGGACACGCGGCGCAGCAAGTTGCTCGGGCGCGGAGTGCTGCTGTGCATTCTGCTCGTGCAGGCGGGGCTCTCCCTGCGGCTGACCGGGACGGCCTTCCAGGACGAGGCGCTCTACATCGCGTCGGGCCACTACGAACTGGCGAACCTCCTGCACGGCACCAAACTGCCGGTGGACTTCGCGGCCTACTTCTCCGGGCACCCCAAGCTGTATCCAGTGCTCGCCGGCGCCGTGGACAGCCAGTTCGGCCTCGCCGGCGTACGCGTGGTCAGCCTGCTGTTCATGCTGGGTGCCACCACGCTGCTTTATTCGCTGACCCGGCGGCTGTTCAACCTGCGTGCCGCACTCGGCGCGGCCGCGCTCTTCTCGGTGCTCCAGTCGACGATGGTGCTCGGCAACTTCGCCACGTACGACGCCGCTGCCATCTTCCTGCTCGGACTGTCCGCCTGGGCGGTGGTGCGCACCGACCGGATGAATGCCATGGCCGTGCTGCTCGCGGCACCGCCGGCCGCACTGGCGTTCGGCGTGAAGTACGCCTCCGGTCTGTACCTCCCGACCCTGGTGGTTCTCGCAGTGATCACCGCGCACCGGCACCGCGGCGTTCTCGCGCTGGGCCGTGGTGTGGTGCTGGGTACGGGCATCGGGGCCCTGCTCGGGATCGGCTACTACTTCTCCGGTCCGCTGGGCGGCATCAGCTCCACCACCACCGACCGTGCGAAGGGCACGGACACGGCGGCGACGATGCTCCAGCACAGCGCGGAGTGGGGCGGGCTGGTCTTCCTGGCCGCGCTCGGCGGCACGATCGCCTACGTGCTGCGCGCGCGGATGGGCGAGATGCCGTGGATCGGCGGCGAGACCTCGGGGCGCTGGCGGCGCACCGCGCTCGGCCTGCTGCTGACCGGCACCGCGCTGCTCGCTCCCGCCTACCAGATCCACCTCCACACCGAGATCTCGCTCTACAAGCACGTCGGCTTCGGACTGTTCTTCGCCGCGCCGCTGGCCGGCCTCGGCATGGCCCGCCTGGTCGGCCCGCACTTCCGGCATCCACAGCTCGGGATCCTGCTGTACGTCGTCACTCTCGTGTTCGGCATGGTGCAGGCCCAACAGGCGTACAGCTTCCCGGACTCCACGCAGATGACCTCGTACCTGCGCACGGTTGTCGACAGGAAGGGCACCTACCTCGCCGAGGAGCAGGAGGTCCCCGCCTACTACCTGCGGGACAAGACCAACTGGACGCAGTGGCAGAACTCCTACTTCATGGACTACCGCGGCAAGGACGGCAAGCAGTACACCGGCCCCGACGCGTTCCGGCAGGCCGTCCGTGACGGAAAGTTCGACGCGATCGTGATGCACGGCAATGTCAGCCCGGTGACGTACGAAGCGGTGCAGGAGGGGTTGAAGAACAACTCCCACTACCGGCTGGCGGCCGTGTTCCCCTACACCACGAGCAGCGGAGACTCCGCCTACCGGATTTGGGTGAAGCGATGA
- a CDS encoding Ig-like domain-containing protein, whose product MPARGGRHRSRRRTWLLSIVAVATAALIGTTISLVASSAQADQTTQGVDNLRTSWDQNESGLSPAVVQSSAFGRLFATKLDGQIYAQPLVLGDQVISVTESNTLYGLDRATGEIEWSKNYGPAWPASAIGCGDLVPNIGATATPVYDSATDSLYFTTKVDDGTSTHRHPQWLMHAVDPASGAERPGWPVTIAGSPINDPGNEFDAFYEQQRPGLLLMDGVVYAGFGGHCDAWPYRGYVVGVSTTAHSITSMWAAVTGASTGGAGIWQSGGGLVSDGSGRIFFSTGNGISPAPGPGKTVQGTLAESVVRLQVGADNSLSTADFFSPSDASTLDLNDQDISSGAPMALPDGFGTTEHPHLLIQQGKDGRIFLLDRDNLGGMGQGAQGGDAAVSMSGPYQGMWGHPAFWGGDGGYVYVVGNQGPLRALKYGVRNGGTPALTLTGQSQDTFGYTSGSPLVTSDGTDESSALVWMTSASNASGADGTLRAYGPTPDGNGHLPLLWSAPIGTATKFSTPTAERGKVYVGTRDGVLYGFGSPARTALTAASLDFGQVGVGSSDSATMKVTATQDVSITGLKASGAFTVDPSAVPTPEQPTALAADATLDVPISFAPTTTGGISGTLTANLSDGQKLVFALHGVGTRPGLGAAPTALDFGEVPTGSTSTLNLQVTNTGTAPETIDSIASPTGVFSTSGLPSAGTVVPAGGSFVLSVTYTPTGDQDDNDALVISSSSDDTHTLSVPITATAITGQGHLEFSPSSLDFGQVPIGSSKSLSFTITNTGNIPVTVTKAKAPTGDFNSPVQLSEGLIIGPEQTAVQSVTFTPRSAADLSASYEVTGTGTDANGNAQGAMYVPIKGTGTGSATTTSAADGKWQTNGSAVPADGGGVQLTPATSYQAGTAVYTEPLRTDGLRATFTAKFGPGNGGKGMTLALLDPAQNSASALGETGDGLGIAGRPGTVIALGSGYNDTIKAQNFVGVGRSSADSSAIDYQSVVPLGTALRQGTHQVDIQVAAGHVYVWIDGTQVMDATATLPSTALLAFSGATGDSADVQTVSGPVISQGAPPAPGPKAATSLLLTAPGTAVPGRSLTVQGTLTSTAALAAGQVVHLTRNGTALPDATAKADGSFTVTDTPPAEGTYTYAASYAGDTTHETASASNLVQVAKLSTSVTVTAPATATRAQKLTVSGTLSGSPFATGGVVKVTKTDLAHPSGGALPDAKVAANGSFTFTDTPQIGGANTYKVSYGGDISHKPGSSTATTQVSRAATALTITTDHATYDYAQSAKITAHLGTTYNSRTVAIYAQPYSGSKVLVKSGTVDSHGNLTGSYKLSRNTTFSAVFTGDYRYAPKTVARAVHTHAGVSEKLAGYYTNTQYGSTTYRVYHRTVKEQLNVTVSPNKAGQCVLYRVQRYYSSAWHTQSTTSCSALSSTSTGRQQMSLTNSVNSRFRVAAQYVHSSRDNTNLSTWGAWQYFTVRQ is encoded by the coding sequence ATGCCCGCACGCGGTGGGCGCCACCGCAGTCGGCGGCGCACGTGGCTGCTCTCCATCGTGGCCGTGGCCACTGCCGCACTGATCGGCACGACGATCAGCCTGGTGGCGTCCTCGGCCCAGGCCGACCAGACCACCCAGGGCGTCGACAACCTGCGCACCAGCTGGGACCAGAACGAGTCGGGGCTCTCCCCTGCGGTGGTCCAGTCGTCCGCCTTCGGCCGGCTCTTCGCCACCAAGCTGGACGGGCAGATATACGCCCAGCCGCTGGTGCTCGGCGACCAGGTGATCTCGGTCACCGAGAGCAACACCCTGTACGGGCTCGACCGCGCCACCGGTGAGATCGAGTGGAGCAAGAACTACGGACCCGCCTGGCCGGCCTCGGCGATCGGCTGCGGTGACCTGGTGCCCAACATCGGGGCGACCGCAACCCCCGTCTACGACTCCGCCACCGACTCCCTCTACTTCACCACCAAGGTCGACGACGGCACCTCCACGCACCGTCACCCGCAGTGGCTGATGCACGCGGTGGACCCGGCCTCCGGAGCCGAGCGCCCGGGGTGGCCGGTCACCATCGCCGGCAGCCCGATCAACGACCCGGGCAACGAGTTCGACGCGTTCTACGAACAGCAGCGCCCCGGCCTGCTGTTGATGGACGGCGTGGTCTACGCGGGCTTCGGCGGCCACTGCGACGCGTGGCCGTACCGCGGCTATGTGGTCGGCGTGAGCACCACCGCGCACAGCATCACCTCGATGTGGGCCGCGGTGACCGGTGCCAGCACGGGCGGCGCCGGCATCTGGCAGTCGGGCGGCGGCCTGGTCTCCGACGGCTCCGGCCGGATCTTCTTCAGCACCGGCAACGGCATCAGCCCGGCGCCCGGACCGGGCAAGACCGTGCAGGGAACCCTCGCCGAGTCCGTCGTACGCCTCCAGGTGGGCGCGGACAACAGCCTCAGCACCGCTGACTTCTTCAGCCCGAGCGACGCCTCCACCCTGGATCTCAACGACCAGGACATCTCCTCGGGCGCCCCCATGGCGCTGCCGGACGGCTTCGGCACCACCGAGCACCCGCACCTGCTGATCCAGCAGGGCAAGGACGGGCGGATCTTCCTGCTCGACCGGGACAACCTCGGCGGCATGGGCCAGGGAGCCCAGGGCGGCGACGCCGCGGTGAGCATGTCCGGCCCCTACCAGGGCATGTGGGGGCACCCCGCGTTCTGGGGCGGCGACGGCGGCTATGTCTACGTCGTCGGCAACCAGGGGCCGCTGCGCGCGCTCAAGTACGGCGTCCGCAACGGCGGCACGCCCGCGCTCACTCTCACCGGCCAGAGCCAGGACACCTTCGGCTACACCAGCGGCTCGCCCCTGGTCACCTCCGACGGCACGGACGAGTCCAGCGCCCTGGTGTGGATGACCTCCGCGAGCAACGCCTCCGGCGCCGACGGCACCCTGCGCGCCTACGGCCCCACCCCCGACGGCAACGGCCATCTCCCCCTGCTGTGGTCCGCGCCGATCGGCACGGCGACGAAGTTCAGCACGCCGACCGCCGAGCGCGGCAAGGTGTACGTCGGCACCCGGGACGGTGTGCTGTACGGCTTCGGCAGCCCCGCCAGAACCGCTCTGACCGCGGCCTCGCTCGACTTCGGCCAGGTCGGTGTCGGCAGCAGCGACTCGGCCACGATGAAGGTGACGGCCACACAGGACGTCAGCATCACCGGGCTCAAGGCCTCCGGCGCGTTCACGGTCGACCCGTCCGCCGTACCCACCCCCGAGCAGCCCACGGCGCTGGCGGCGGACGCCACCCTGGACGTACCGATCAGCTTCGCCCCCACGACCACCGGCGGCATCAGCGGCACGCTGACCGCGAACCTGTCGGACGGCCAGAAACTGGTCTTCGCCCTCCATGGCGTCGGCACCCGGCCCGGTCTCGGGGCGGCACCCACCGCCCTGGACTTCGGGGAAGTGCCCACCGGCAGCACCTCGACACTGAACCTCCAGGTCACCAACACCGGTACCGCACCGGAGACCATCGACTCGATCGCCTCGCCCACCGGCGTCTTCTCCACCTCGGGGCTGCCCAGCGCGGGCACGGTCGTGCCGGCCGGCGGCTCGTTCGTGCTCTCGGTCACCTACACGCCGACCGGCGACCAGGACGACAACGACGCACTCGTGATCAGCAGCAGCAGCGACGACACGCACACGCTGAGCGTGCCGATCACCGCGACGGCCATCACGGGACAGGGACACCTGGAGTTCTCCCCGAGCTCCCTGGACTTCGGCCAGGTCCCGATCGGCAGCTCGAAGTCCCTCTCGTTCACCATCACCAACACCGGCAACATCCCGGTGACCGTGACCAAGGCCAAAGCGCCGACGGGTGACTTCAACAGCCCGGTGCAGCTGTCGGAGGGCCTGATCATCGGTCCCGAGCAGACCGCCGTGCAGAGCGTGACGTTCACTCCGCGCTCGGCTGCGGATCTGAGCGCCTCCTACGAGGTCACCGGTACCGGCACCGACGCGAACGGCAACGCCCAGGGCGCCATGTACGTGCCGATCAAGGGCACCGGTACCGGCTCCGCCACGACCACCTCGGCCGCCGACGGTAAGTGGCAGACCAACGGCTCGGCGGTACCGGCCGACGGCGGCGGGGTCCAGCTGACCCCGGCCACCAGCTATCAGGCGGGCACCGCGGTGTACACCGAGCCGCTGCGCACCGACGGTCTGCGCGCCACCTTCACCGCGAAGTTCGGCCCCGGCAACGGCGGGAAGGGCATGACGCTCGCTCTGCTCGACCCGGCCCAGAACTCCGCCTCGGCACTGGGCGAGACCGGTGACGGCCTCGGCATCGCGGGTCGGCCGGGCACGGTGATCGCGCTCGGCAGCGGCTACAACGACACGATCAAGGCACAGAACTTCGTGGGCGTCGGCCGCAGTTCGGCCGACTCGTCTGCCATCGACTACCAGTCGGTGGTCCCCCTCGGCACCGCCCTGCGCCAGGGCACGCACCAGGTCGACATCCAGGTGGCCGCCGGTCACGTGTACGTCTGGATCGACGGGACGCAGGTGATGGACGCGACAGCGACGCTGCCGTCCACCGCGCTCCTGGCCTTCTCCGGTGCCACCGGCGACAGCGCCGACGTGCAGACGGTGAGCGGCCCGGTCATCAGCCAGGGAGCGCCCCCGGCGCCGGGGCCGAAGGCAGCGACCTCGCTGCTTCTCACCGCCCCGGGCACAGCCGTCCCGGGCCGGTCGTTGACCGTCCAGGGCACGTTGACCTCGACCGCGGCGCTCGCCGCGGGCCAGGTCGTCCACCTGACGCGCAACGGAACGGCGCTGCCCGATGCGACGGCGAAGGCGGACGGTTCCTTCACCGTCACCGACACCCCGCCGGCGGAGGGCACATACACCTACGCGGCGAGTTACGCGGGCGACACCACCCACGAGACGGCGAGCGCGTCGAACCTCGTCCAGGTCGCCAAGCTGTCCACCTCGGTCACTGTGACGGCTCCGGCCACGGCCACCCGCGCGCAGAAGCTGACGGTGTCCGGCACGCTCTCCGGCTCGCCCTTCGCCACCGGTGGGGTCGTCAAGGTGACGAAGACCGACCTCGCGCACCCGTCCGGCGGCGCACTCCCCGACGCGAAGGTCGCCGCGAACGGTTCGTTCACGTTCACGGACACCCCGCAGATCGGCGGCGCCAACACCTACAAGGTGTCCTACGGCGGCGACATCTCACACAAGCCGGGCAGCAGCACCGCCACCACCCAGGTGTCCCGTGCCGCGACGGCCCTGACCATCACCACCGACCACGCGACGTACGACTACGCCCAGTCCGCGAAGATCACCGCGCATCTCGGCACGACGTACAACAGCCGTACGGTGGCGATCTACGCCCAGCCGTACAGCGGCAGCAAGGTCTTGGTGAAGTCCGGCACGGTGGACTCCCACGGCAACCTGACGGGGTCCTACAAGCTCAGCCGCAACACCACGTTCAGCGCGGTGTTCACGGGCGACTACCGGTACGCCCCGAAGACCGTCGCCCGCGCCGTGCACACCCATGCGGGCGTCTCGGAGAAGCTGGCCGGCTACTACACGAACACGCAGTACGGAAGCACCACATACCGGGTGTACCACCGCACCGTCAAGGAGCAGCTGAACGTCACCGTCTCCCCCAACAAGGCCGGCCAGTGCGTCCTGTACCGCGTCCAGCGCTACTACAGCAGCGCCTGGCACACACAGAGCACCACGTCCTGCTCCGCCCTCAGCTCCACCAGCACCGGCCGTCAGCAGATGTCTCTGACCAACTCCGTCAACAGCAGGTTCCGCGTGGCCGCGCAGTACGTCCACAGCAGCCGGGACAACACCAACCTCAGCACCTGGGGCGCCTGGCAGTACTTCACCGTCAGGCAGTGA
- the truA gene encoding tRNA pseudouridine(38-40) synthase TruA, which yields MSDEVAAGHVRVRLDLSYDGTEFSGWAKQAGGRRTVQGEIEDALGTVTRSRDVTYELTVAGRTDAGVHARGQVAHVDLPEELWEEHREKLLKRLAGRLAKDVRVWSVREAPAGFNARFSALWRRYVYRVGDRTGGVDPLLRNHVLWHDWELDVADMDAAARSLVGEHDFAAYAKKREGATTIREILDFGVRRRADGVVEIEVRADAFCHNQVRSMVGALLFVGDGHRGAEWPRKVLDAGVRDSAVHVVRPHGLALEEVGYPVDELLAARTRQARNRRSLPAAGS from the coding sequence GTGAGTGACGAAGTAGCTGCCGGGCATGTCCGCGTCCGTCTCGATCTGTCGTACGACGGGACCGAGTTCTCCGGGTGGGCCAAGCAGGCCGGGGGACGGCGGACCGTGCAGGGCGAGATCGAGGACGCCTTGGGGACGGTGACGCGGTCGCGGGACGTGACGTACGAGCTGACGGTGGCCGGGCGGACCGACGCCGGGGTGCATGCGCGGGGGCAGGTGGCGCATGTGGATCTGCCCGAGGAGTTGTGGGAGGAGCATCGGGAGAAGCTGCTGAAGCGGCTTGCCGGGCGGTTGGCGAAGGACGTGCGGGTGTGGTCGGTGCGGGAGGCTCCCGCCGGGTTCAACGCGCGGTTCTCCGCTCTGTGGCGGCGGTACGTCTACCGGGTGGGGGACCGGACCGGTGGCGTGGACCCGCTGCTGCGCAACCATGTGCTGTGGCACGACTGGGAGTTGGACGTCGCCGACATGGACGCCGCCGCCAGGTCCCTCGTCGGGGAGCACGACTTCGCGGCCTACGCGAAGAAGCGTGAGGGAGCGACGACGATCCGCGAGATCCTCGACTTCGGGGTGCGGCGGCGCGCGGACGGAGTCGTGGAGATCGAGGTCCGGGCCGACGCCTTCTGCCACAACCAGGTGCGGTCCATGGTCGGCGCGCTGCTGTTCGTGGGGGACGGGCACCGGGGTGCGGAGTGGCCGCGGAAGGTGCTGGACGCGGGTGTCCGGGACAGTGCCGTCCATGTCGTACGGCCGCACGGGCTGGCGCTGGAGGAGGTCGGGTATCCGGTGGACGAGTTGTTGGCGGCGCGGACCAGACAAGCGCGGAACAGGCGGTCGTTGCCCGCGGCCGGGTCCTGA